taaaacaaatatgagatcagaggatccTGCTTATAGCGAATGGTTaataaaacttggagatggcaaacttgatagcagttttcatttaggaatggatattattgaaatcccccatgaaatgatttgtaatggatctgttattgaagctacctttggaaatagtatatctataggtaatattaaaaatatatctaaacatgcaattctttgtccaaaaaatgagcacgttcaaaaattaaatgaagaaattttggatatacttgatggagattttcacacatatttgagtgatgattccattgactcaacagatgatgctaaaaaggaaaattttcccattgagtttcttaatagtattactccttcaggaatgctctgtcataaattaaaattgaaagttggtgcaatcatcatgcttttgagaaatcttaatagtaaatggggtctttgtaatggtaccagatttattatcaaaagattgcgacctaacataatcgaagctgaagtattaacaggatctgcagagggagagggtgttctgattccaagaattgatttgtcctcatctgacactggcctcccatttaaattaattcgacgacagtttcccatgatgccagcatttgtgatgaccactaataaatcacaaggacaaactctagacagagtaggaatattcctacctgaacccatttttgcacatggtcaattatatgttgctttctctcgagttagaagagcatgtgacgttaaaagttaaagttgtaaatacttcatcccaagggaaattagtcaagcactctgaaagtgttttcactgtTAATGtagtatacagggagatattagaataagtttaatcagttTATCAGTCATAGTTTGCAtccatgttgtttttatatcatatttttgctattttcatgatgtttttatttttatgtctttgttgttcttgtatcattttgttattgtttattaataaattcatatattattttcatatacattttactcatttcctttcatctatcatacttctattatagagaaagggcaaatagcaataataacatatttcttctaattaattcccttttaaccttttgcactcgatgtcaagtgtgactcgacacagttagcatcggtagcagctcgtatgtcgtattgaatgtatcaataatttgaaatataaaaaatatccaaataaataagtttgtatgaaaaaaaaactccagttttttattctactgccgtgctttgtaaaatctggggtatttaaaaaattaaatcccgagtagaataaaggaatcgagaaaaatgcaagcaagtgcaaagggttaatgtacacaaatttcatgcaccaggccactgtgggatccctgtgggatcaggcctaaacaggcagtcggacatcccccaaagggtcccagattggagagggtgcaggttgggctgagggaccctccctcccccagtgcacgaattttgtgcactgggtctctagtatgtatataaattctttggttaatctctatctctcccccctccgCTCCACACACATACCTCCCCTCTGGaatgtcagtttgttccatgcctccatagctctggacctattttgttgtTATATCCTTTGAAAATGACATTGATGGTTACCTCATGATGCAGTTGGGGGAGTTAATATACatttgaaacaaaataatttttactttatgcaCTAATTCTTTAGTTTTGTGCTGCAATTACATACTTACTTGCTTTAGCCTTACTGAGGGATAGAGGATATCTTTTCATTTGTGTTCTTGAACACTTAGTGCAATGTCATACACATAGAAATGttgtcattcattccacaaatgttgGTTGAGCACTGTTCATGTACCACTCTCCTGGGTTCTATGTTTACTATCCCAACTTGGCTTGATAAAATTTTGCTAAATTGACCCTCCAATTGTATTTACTATGCATTCAACTTTCAGATAAGCCTGAAAAATGCATCTTATTCCCCTTTAGTAGTGCCTGGAGGTTTACCTGGGCCTAGATTGTGTGATTAAATAGGACAGAATTATATTATACAGCACATGAGATGGTGCTAGTGACCCTGTTGTCCTACAATAGTGGCCTCTATTGTCCTACATTCCATTGAATACACATGTCCATTGTGGTCCTCAAAGatgtgtattttgtttattttaaagtgtGTCTCATTCATTAGTCTGAGAATCCCTGAGAATAGCAGCTATGTATTTTTTACCTTTGCTTTCCCCTCTGTCTTCAGAAATACTTCagcaatgaattaatgaatgctcaataaagtaattattgataaggGGAAATAGTGGAGATGAGGGCAAAATTGACACCATTGTAATGAACTCAGTTATTAATTAAGtaacagaaaaggagcaaaggaaaggccagATAATACAGGCATGCCATTTGTGCTAGGAAGCATTTGACAGTCTACAGGTCTGTTTGCCACAGATCCCAAGGGAAGGGATGGACAAAGAAAGAGTAGATGCATGCCCAATAAGTTCTAAATGATGAAGGGAAGGTGATTATCTGTCAGTCACACGTGggagcaggtcattggccagaataggctTGGCCACTGCAAGGGTGGGAAATCTGAGATACATAAGCTCCTAAGAAAGGGAGTTCTCTCTCTTGGCCCTCTTGTTGTAGGTGGTGTGCTCCCCTGCATTCatccacatggcccacagccatgtggaccccacacacaagaGACTGATGAACTAAAATTAGTCTGATACCCTCCTGGACTCAATTCCACCATAGAATGGAAACATTGGAcattggctttgcttttagctctgctgaatccccagctgcacatttTCCAGATCTGAtaggaaatgggactttgaaaaTCAAGGGATATAATTCCATACAAATAAAACTTTCTACCATGTATCATCCTCATGTGagtattttttatagcagcacctCCCTTCTCAGCACCAAATTACTATCTTAATCCATTTGGGCTGCTGTTACAAAACTACTATagactggtggcttaaacaacaaacttttatttctcacagttctggaggctagtaagcccaagatcaaggtgctggcctATCCCTCCTCCAAAGGgcctatctccaaataccatcacattagggTAATTAATTCATAAATTTTGGAGGGAATATAAACATTCAGTTTATAGCAAAGACTTAATCACAAGTCCAAAAATAagctactagtggcccggtgcacgaaatttgtgcatgggagggtgtgtccctcagcctggcctataccttctccaatctggggcccctcagaggatgtctgactgcgggtttaggcctgatcccacaaccGGCAgccaaacatccctctcacaatccgggaccgctggctccttaccgctcactgcctgcctgatccccctaactgctctgcctgccggcctgctcacccccaattgcccccctgctggcctgcttgcccagaactgcccaccccacccagctcccaacttccccctgccagcttgatcactcccaactgccctcccctcctggcctgatcgcccctaactgcctctgcctcagccccgccaccatggctttgtccgaaggacgtctggaaggtctcctggtctaattagcatattacccttttattagtataggttatattcatttaaaaatcaaaaacaatatgaagaaaacacacatttcAGAAAATACTCTTCAAAATTAATCTGACCTattttacacaataaaatatcattaagaaagatagaaataataatatgaaCTGTAGTATAAAATATGACATTCTTTCTTAAAGAAAGAGGAATTATAGTAACTGTAAGATACAAGTTAATACCACAAAAACttagaacaaaaatttaaaatgtcatatggtaaaatttttttattttttattattttttttagtattatacAGCAGGTCCTGCAATGGGGTATAAGcaagtaaaaatgaaaagtttatataaattttctgaatacaattttattttctacagaAAATGTTAGACATTATTATAAGGAACAATATATATGTGTAAGAGTACAACTGCATTTTCAAATACAAGGTAATTAGTATTTTAGAAAGCAgaagtttttccatttttttaaaaagctagcagTCATGCATAAAAATGAACATTACAAGAAAATGAGTAGACAATTTTTGCCATGAAAAGATGAATATAATTAAAAACGTAGTCAGCTTTCTTTCACTTCAGTAAGAATTGTGGATAAAGGCCCTAATATCAGAATAACCAATCCTAAGAGCGCTcggcttattattattactagaggccaggtgcacaaaatttgtgcacggggggaggtgtgtccctcagcccagcctgcaccctatccaatctgggacccctcgaaggatgtccgactgcccaggcctaaacgggcagtcggacatccctctcacaatccaggactgctggctcccaaaagcttacctgcctgccttcctgattgcccctaaccacttctgcctgccagcctgatcatcccctaaccactcccctgccagcctgattgatgcctaactgctcccctaccagcccaattgcccctaactgcacttccctgcaggcctggtcacccctaactgccctcccctgcaggcctgggtctcccccaactacccttccctgtaggccaggtcgcccacaacttccctcctctgctggcctggtcacccctaactgccctcctctgctggcctgattgcccacaactgccctcccttgcagacgtggtccctctcctgctggccatcctgtggtggccatcttgtgcccacatgggggcagccatcttgtgtgttggagtgatggtcaatttgcatattactcttttattagataggattttttttaataagaagcaGAAGAACACATTCCATTCTATGTACTGGCTGTGTTCAAAAGATACACAGTACATGTCCAGATAGGCTGCTAAAGTGCAATAAAAGCAAGTTGATGTATCACAGTGTAGTCATTGACATAGCATGTTGTTAATTAGTTAATACAGAGAAGTACAACTTATACTTTAACTACATTGACCTTATATAATCtgtacttatcctatataatctatagaaagtttattgttttattatctttGCATAGATACAAATTTATCTATTACTTAAAAAGCAGCAAAGCAATAGTAAGCAGTGTCaaaatttatagtttttgtttttacaaagtgCTACTCAGactgtcacattttaaaatttgaaaacaaaactccAACTCTTGCCATTTAAACAGCACATTTTTTTTATCAGGGATCttcttgaaagaaaaaagttatctcCTCCGTGTTACATCAAAGGAGATACAAAGGTTCAATAGGCAATCTTAGAGATTTGGctgagaatattttatatatgaggcATCTGTAACCAAAAGAGgttaaatgtattaaatacaatctttttataagggcactgatGTCTCTAAGTTGCTAAGAGATCTAGAGTAGCTGTGGCCCTGCTCACCTTTTTTCCTGATAGTCTGACCTTGTCTTCATATATAAGGCAGTTCCTGACTGTCCATGAACAAGGGGACAGGCATGGAAAACATAAACCTTAcgataaaaaaaagttttatttggtaataaaatcaagttttccatttaaacttttataaattttgcaAAATGAGGCATTGATACATGTGCACAGGTAAAATGTTCCTTATACAACATAATAGAATacttctgcctgccttcctttttgtttctttttaaagatgaagaatagCGTTCTTTTCACCTCAAGTCAAATTTGTTGTTGGTGAGAGATTATGTTGATGACCATTACCTATTAATGTGAGAACTCTGGGATTCATTTTCCCCTATCTTATATTAAAGTGATTTTCAGCTCATCATATCTACATTTGCTTGGTTAATGAGTCAAAGCTTTTTCAGGATGAACTCCTAGTATACCAAGTAGACAACGAGACAGATTCTCAACTGAAATGCACATTAGACTGTGTTCTTACACTCTCAGGCTGCCTGTCAGAGCTAACATGAAATAAAAGTAATCTGCAAAAGCAAATAATTGAGGGTTGACTGTAAGCCCAATACAacttttctaactttttaaaaatcgtaACTGCTGATTTTCTGTGTCCCTCTATCTTGATGAACGTTGTTGTGGTGATCTTTCATAATACATGAAGTCCTGAAgttggaaaaagagagagagagagagagggaaagaattatgtatataaatacataaataatttgaTGTAATGCATAAAATATTATCCTTTATAATTTACCTGGAAATCCTCCCGGACTAGTTAAGAAATCTGATAAATCTTTATAAAGAAGACTTACTATAAAGAGCAGCAATTACATATTTAAAACTGTTGGTAGCCAATACGTTCTCCATTTGGGAtactaattaaatttttattgttaaaggaagaaaaacttAATAATCAACATTAAATATGCTAAATATACCAATTGCAATATATTAGTGAGATATTTTgggtaaatattattaattttatttctatgctTTACTTATGACTATTAACcactaattagtcagaaacacaGCAAGGGGACTGCACCTAATAAATCTAAGGATAGTGTAACACCAAGCAGTACACTGACAGAGAGACAGCGAGGTAGAGGAAAAGGACATCAGCTTtagagttattttatttcattaagaagTCACAGGATAGGCTttcaaaaatatctatttataataataaaagcatccttccggacgacctgcCGGAAGAagttggggctgcgagggaagcctgggtcccgggtgccagagggaagccagcgctggcagctgggggaaggaaggcctatcttgcacgaatttcatgcatcgggcctctagtatatatatatattgatttcagtgagggagggagagggagatagaaataccaatgatgagagagaatcactgattagctgcctcctgcacaacccacactagggatcgagcctgcaacctgggcatgtgcccttgaccagaattgaacctgggaccctttagtccccaggctgacactctatccactgagccaaaccagctagggcagatagGGTTTTTTAAGtagtaaaaataatcaataacatGCCATGTTGATCCCAGGGGATGCCTAATGCCTTCCAAGCACTCCCTTGCCCCTTTATTTATATGGTAGTTAACATTTATAACCTTGAAAATATAAGTCTTTTTATCTCTATTTgatagatgaggagactgaggcttgcAAGTGCTAAACACTTTACAAAACATGtaactagtaagtggtagagacAGAACTTGGTCTAGTTTCAAAGCTATTGCCTTTCTACTACACTGCTTCTTATCAGAAAGAATAATTCTCTCAAGGTAACTCAAAAGCAAAAGGCTTACAATGAGGAAGCAAGCTCCGAAAATCATAGCTTTCATCTTCACGTCCAGGTCTACTGGGAAGTGAATGTCAAAGTGGTCAGCCTGGCCCGCGACTGACATTAAACCATGCCACTTCCTAACAATGCTGCCGACGTTGGAGACACCATCGATGGCTTTGACCTAGGAAGATAAGAATGAGACTTTATGGTAACTAATACTGTATATCTTACACTTCTCAGGCCAGTGCTCTTTCTTCATCCTCAAATGAGTTATTAGGGAGGTATGACTTGAACTGATTTTGAAGTTCTCCATATAGCAAAGGGTGGGAATTAGGGATTAGAAGGGAATTTCTTCTAGTCCAGGGAGGATGGTTCTGTGCACTTCACAAACTCCATATGATCACTCAGAATTATGTGTGCCAAACAAACCAATCTTCTCAGATTATGCCAGGTCCCAAGGGCTTCCGTTTCTGTAAGGGGAATGCTGGCACTGGCCAGAGGGAAAACAGCCAGCCACTGGCTTTCGGTGATCAGAATGATCCCACACTTCCTACCCTGAAATCTggctttctgtattttctatttctccacATGGCCTGTTAAAAATAAGCAATGCTTGATGACATGGTAGGATAAACTGAGAACTAAGGGAAGTGTATTGGGTATCATGGACAATACTAGAAAGAGCAATTTTAGATGATGAGCCTTGCTGAATTACAAGGCATTCGGAAAGAATTCCAAGCTCAGGAAATATTTCTAGGCATCTCCTTTGTCAGATTCATAGGATTATAAGCAATCATTTTGTATccacagagataaaagaaaaaacaaaaggatttttctttttcctgagaaAATGTTATAGCTAAGAGTTTTATCTATGTTATCAGCATTGTCCTGTTTCCTGAGGACACAGACTTCTATTCTGCAAATAAGCAACGTGCATAGCCTTGGATATTTTCTGATCCTGGAAATCTTTGGTAAAAAACAGTTAATTAAATACAaccaagaataaaatatatttatgccaGGCTACTTACTCACTGGATTAATGTTTTAATGGTTTCTCTTATCTTTACAAAAcactaaagtaatttttaaaaaatcttacattttagaaaacattaagCAACCCATTAGCAATAATTTGAAAGTCACATAATGTCAACCAGTTAACAGCTCATACTAATTTACTGATTCACATGAAAAATGATCTAAACCAAATCATTCTTAAATCTGTTAGTACACGCAGAAAAAATGggagaaacattatttttatatttgtttacctCAAACACAGAATCTGAGCCACAGCCACAGGTTGAGCATGGCCCGCGGATGCTCagcactttttctttcttctcgtTTTGGATGCTGTACACCACCCGGCACAGGTTCCAGTGGTCCCTAACAAAGCCAATGGTGTTGCCTGGAGGACACTGCACCTCCAGCTGCAAGGGAAGCATGACAGAGGGGAGGGtgttatatatgtacacatacacatacacaaaacccAGATGTACCCTTGATCCATGTGCGGACTGGGGAATTGTTACTCCGAAACTGTCTTGCACTTTGCCTGGCTATTTCTCAGGCTTGTATTTCAATGAACAGCCTTGAGAAATGGGGTCATGGCTCCCTCTGAGACAAAGTTACTGACTGTGTAATGGCCAGTTCTCCAAGCTTGGTGTCCTCAGCTGTACACGTAGCATCTCTCTGGGCTGCTCCGAGTCAACCCCGCAGACTTGGGGACAAGGGGACCTGCATAAATGCGCTAACGCTCATGCTGCTTTCTGTGCTTTGACAAAGACCATGTGTTTTATCCAGGTGTCTTACATCTCATGGCAAAATACACAGAAACAGTAACAAATCGACTTCTTAAGATTTACATGTCAGACATAACAACTATAGGAGAAAACAAACCAGAAAAGAAGCATTCTGAACACTGTATGTTGGGAAAGCAACAGCATGTGGTATGGGtatataaaaacactttaaaaagagttttaaatGTTGTCCAATACTCTCTTCCAGCTAATTATCTTTACAGTATTCCTTTGGGAAGAACTAAGATCTTCTTATTTAATAATATCAAGATTCACAAAATTAAATTATCTGTTAAAGGACCAAAGAAAATGTTCTGATGATTTTCCTGGTGTTTTACATACTTTCCTGCATCTCATCATAGGGCAAGACTACACACCTTCATGAATTGCCAAATTGAGATATTATTGTTCACATATATAaaatcacacacatatacaaacatatatttgAAAGCTTCCTGGGAGCGAGCTCTCATATAAGTTTAGtcttgagataaaaaaaaaattgtatacaaATAAATTAGTTTCATAAGAATCCATAtcattcaaccataaaaaggaatgaactattgatacatgtCACAACTTGTATGAACCTCAAGGTAAATTATGTTGAAAAAAGTCAGTCCTAAAAGGTTCCATATGGTATGAATCTATTTCTATGATATTCTTGAAGTGACAGttatagagatggagaacagattagtggttgctagggTTGGGGatgaagagaagagagggaggtagGTGTGGTTATGAAGAGTTTTTTATGGTAATAAAGCTTTCGTATTTGAATTGTGGTGGTGGATACAGGAATCTACATAGctgataaaacacacacacacatgcacatgtcaAACtggagaaatcagaaaaaaatctagaTAATGCTGTGGGACAAAAATTCCATCCACTGGACTAAGGCTGTAATACTGATTGTTTTACTCTATCCTGGGTAACTATTCTCTGGAAAGGCTGCCCCTTTAGGCTTTGATTTACAAAGCCCAACtcataaatacatacacagaAAAAGCAACAATGCTTACTAAACAAACGCATCAAGGATAAGAGATGGAAATTCAACTCAAATATACggacacacacaaataaacatgaCAAATGATAAAAAGTAAGATATCTGACAACAACAGATAATATCCATTGAGCACTATAATAATtgttaggcactgtgctaagaaaATGACGTTTACTTACTACTTAATCCACAAAGCAATCATCCCGTGAGAtaggtgctatttttaaaaatatattttattgattttttacagagaggaagggagagggagagggatagagagttagaaacattgatgagagagaaacatcgattcagctgcctcctgcacaccccctactgggaatgtgcctgcaaccaaggtacatgcccttgactggaatcgaacctgggacccttcagtctgcaggccgacgctctatccactgagccaaactggtcaggacaAGAGATAGGTGCTAttaatatctccattttaaaggtGAATAAGTCAAAGCACAGAAAGGGCTGTATGTCAAGTACTATAGTAAATGCTGTACTTATCATTTAAATACCCCAGTAATCGAGGGGCTGTTGTTCTGCCCAGTGTAAAACACTGAGGCTCAAAGACGTTAAATTGTCCAAACTTAAGTAGGTGGCATATCTGAAATTCAAGTTCTCTTGGCCCTCTCTCTAAAACTGCTTTTATTTCCCTGTAGCAAACAACTTTCCTAAACTAAATAGGTTGTAGAACAGTAACCAAACTAACTCAGAACATCTGCTTTTCAGTTCCAGCACCACCGTCCACCATGTGCAACACCATTAGCAGGCACATCAGCAGGTGCAGGTTGTGATGGGCAGAGTAAAAGTATCTAAAGGCGCTTCCAATtctaaaagtactagaggcccggtgcatgaattcatgcacgggtggggtcccttggcctggccggcgatcaaggTCTATtgatcgggggtggggggctggccagcagggggaggaccataggaggttggccagctggagggaCTGTGGGAAATTGGCCAGCCAGCTGGAGGGCATGGAgagggccacgggaggttggccagctggcctggggaaagagctgtgggaggttggccggcctggggcaggggccatgggcggttggctgtgagaatgcactgaccaccagggggcagctcctgcattgggcgtctgccccctggtggtcagtgcatgtcataccaactggtcaaccagtcgttctggtcatttggttgtaatgttgcttaggcttttatataaatactagtagccctgtgcatgaatccatgctcCAGTTGcttgccagtagcttgctgccgccctccagtagctctccgcccgctgccccgccctcctgtagctcccaccCCCCCTACCTTATAGTTTGCTGCgctgctccctcctgtagctctccgccacccacttgtagctcgctgccccaccctcctgccattccgtgatccggtcgttacgcgGTTGGTTGTTACACTTCACGGCGTAACGACcttttgcatattacatctttattatttaggactaGTAGATATGTTTACATTTAGCATACCTTATCTGGAAACATTTAAGTGATAGGTAAACTTCTAATTCAGTAGACACAGCTCATAGAATTGTGGTCACTGAATAAATAATTTTGCTTGACCCACCGACTAGCACTAAAGAGCATAAATCCACAGAAAAAGCCCTTTGTTATTTGCCTGAGGTGAGCCAATCTGGCTTCCTTCCTTCTCACTGTACTGCTGCTGCATTCTGACCGGCAGGGCCAGTGACACCCGCCGCCCCCCCACAAAACCCCCCCCCAGCCCATGCAGTTTTGGAAAGAGCACAGCCATGTGTGAACAGCTGGATCAGAAAGAAATAATGGATTAGACTTCCATTCTCTAACCTCTTGCCTGGTGGAGGGACAACAGAAGCAACAGCAGGTGCATCTGCAGGGTCTCTGCATTGTCATGATTTCTCGGCCCATAGAGTCAGTGACCCGGAGGACAAAGGGCCTTAGTGTCCGGTAAGCATTCCTGGTAAAGTCGTCTGTGTCTTCAGTTACAATGTACACCATCTGGTCCAGGTTGTTTTTAACatcatatttattattcatttcaaaACGTGTtatcactgaaaaataaaatgaggaaactgtCTTACATTAGAAATAGTTAAAGTGGGTCTCAAAAA
The genomic region above belongs to Eptesicus fuscus isolate TK198812 chromosome 14, DD_ASM_mEF_20220401, whole genome shotgun sequence and contains:
- the LOC103301768 gene encoding phospholipid scramblase 4-like isoform X2, giving the protein MPGVGPTAPEQPTDEMGNQLKSADPRPDVPPDYDSHLVPGPPGAPVRPPAGYPGGLPVGYYNPRQPSAFPFCQPTSSAYPVQYQPGNYPVPNQSAPMIWMPGPTPMPDCPPGLEYLTQLDNIHVFQHFEPLEMITRFEMNNKYDVKNNLDQMVYIVTEDTDDFTRNAYRTLRPFVLRVTDSMGREIMTMQRPCRCTCCCFCCPSTRQELEVQCPPGNTIGFVRDHWNLCRVVYSIQNEKKEKVLSIRGPCSTCGCGSDSVFEDFMYYERSPQQRSSR
- the LOC103301768 gene encoding phospholipid scramblase 4-like isoform X1, producing MPGVGPTAPEQPTDEMGNQLKSADPRPDVPPDYDSHLVPGPPGAPVRPPAGYPGGLPVGYYNPRQPSAFPFCQPTSSAYPVQYQPGNYPVPNQSAPMIWMPGPTPMPDCPPGLEYLTQLDNIHVFQHFEPLEMITRFEMNNKYDVKNNLDQMVYIVTEDTDDFTRNAYRTLRPFVLRVTDSMGREIMTMQRPCRCTCCCFCCPSTRQELEVQCPPGNTIGFVRDHWNLCRVVYSIQNEKKEKVLSIRGPCSTCGCGSDSVFEVKAIDGVSNVGSIVRKWHGLMSVAGQADHFDIHFPVDLDVKMKAMIFGACFLIDFMYYERSPQQRSSR